The genomic DNA CATGAACACGGGAAACCAACGTTCGGGGTCGACCCCGCCAGGTGCAGACACAACAACAGCGCCGGTGGGAAAGGTAGTTCCTGGAAAGCTCCAGTTGAAAAAGAACATCGTTGAAATAGTCGCTGGTCATGAGTATGTTTATGCAGCAACCGTGACACCCGGTGAACCAATGGATTTCATCAACAAAATTGAAAAAGCCCTGCAGTTTGACGGTCCTGCTTTCATTGCTTCTCTCAGTCCTTGTGTGAGGTATTGGAGGGTCGACGATGACAAAGCTGTTGACATAACCAAGCTGGCGGTTCAAACGAAGTATTGGCCATTGTATGAAGTCGACAGGGGAGTGTACAGAGTAACCAGAAAGCCTGCTAGCTTTAAACCGGTTGCTGATTTCATTAAAATTCAAGGTCGATTCAGGCTCCTGTTACAAAGATCAGATGCCGAGCAGATACTGAACGAATTGCAACAGTACGTTGATAGACGTTGGGAAAGATTGTTGGCGTTTGAGGAGGCGACCAAGGACAAACCGATAAGATGAAACGGTTCCACCTTGAGGAGGTGGTGAACCGTGAAAGCTTTGCTCTTGATTGATCTGCAGAAAGATTTTGTGGAAGCGGGTGGGGCACTCTATTTTTCTGGGGCGGAAAGGGTGCTTTCACCCGTTTCAGAATTGATTGAGGATTACAAACGAAAAAATTTTCCAATCATCACTACGCAGGATTGGCATGAAGAAAATGATGAGGAGTTCAAAGTTTGGCCTAAGCATTGCGTTAAGGAAAGCAAAGGAGCGGAATTGACCGAGCCTTTGAAGAAACTCTTGACTGGTTATGTTAACCATATAGCTATACGCAAAACTCGTTACAGCGCATTTTATGGAACGAATTTTGAAGAGATCCTCAAGTCCAAGGGAATCAGTGAAGTAGAAGTATGTGGTGTTGTCACTCATATTTGCGTGCTTTTCACTGTAGAAGAGCTCAGAAATAGGGGTATCAAAGTGATCGTTAGAAAGGATGGTGTAGCTTCTTACGATGAGGAGTTCCATAGATGCGCGTTGAGGTTGATGAAAGAGGTCCTCAGAGCCGAGGTGATCTAATGAGAAAAAGAAGACTCGATCCTAAGGTTTTCAAAGTCCCAATTGACAGGATCAGGGGAAATTATTATTCTGACATATATTTCGTCAGATACGTGGAAGTTCTCAAAAAGGACAACAGGCATCCAAGGGTGCTTTATCAATTCTTTCCAAGGAAAGACTGCGTTGTCGTTGGTATAGATGAGGCGTTGGCAATATTGAGGTTCGCAACTGGTTATTACAAAGATGAAGTTAAAGCTAGAGAGCTTTTCAGGGAGATCTTGAATTTAGATCGTGCAATACAGGCTGCTTCAGTGGAGATGGACATGGAGACTGTCCTCAGTTGCACAAAGCGAAAATGGGATCTGAGGCTAAAACTAGATGAACTTTGGATTGATAAATGGGACGAAATAGAGGTGCGGGCTCTGTACGATGGTGACGAGGCAAAAGAGTGGGAACCCATAATGGTTATAGAGGGAGATCCGACATATTTTGGATATCTAGAAACAGTTCTTTTAGGTGTTATAGCACGCGCAACAAGCACGGCAACTGCTGTGAGGGAAGTGGTGAAGGCTGCCCGTGGAAAACCCGTGCTCTATTTCAGCGCCCGTTTTGATCATTATTGGGTCCAAGCAACGGATGGTTACGCTGCTTTATGTGCTGGAGCGTTTGGAGTTTCAACTGATGCCAATGCTGATTATTGGGGTGTAGAATCCATGGGAACAATGCCGCATGCGCTCATAGCTGCATACGATGGAAGCACAGAAGCCGCAGCTATAGCTTTCGACAAACACATGCCAGAGAACGTGAAGAGAATCATATTGGTTGATTGGGACAACGACGTAATAGGCACGACTTTCAAAGTTGTCAAGGCTTTCTATGAATACCATATGAAAAGACCTTTCAAACTTGGTGAGACGGATCCATCACCAATAATAGGTGAGGGTAAAGGTAAGATATGGGGAGTCAGGTTTGACACTTCCGGCAACATGAGGGATGTCTCAGTTGTACCGAGAGACGAATCATCCCTTGGAGTATGTCCAGAGTTGGTTTGGCGTGCACGACAAGAATTCGATAGATTTGGCTTAAAAAATCTAAAGATAGTCGTTTCTGGCGGATTCGATGCGCAGAAGATAGAACTTTTTGAAAAACTCAATGTCCCCGCGGACGTCTATGCAGTTGGTTCGAAACTGTTGAGGCAGAAAGTGGACATCACGGCTGACATAGTTGAGGTCAATGGTAAACCCTGTGCAAAGGCTGGCAGATTCAAGCGTGACCTGTCTCGTCTTGAGATAGTTCCAAAGCGGTATTGGGAGGAGGTGTGAACATGATAGAAAAAGGTACGTGGCTTGTGAAAAAAGGATTCGCTGAGATGTTTAAAGGTGGCGTCATCATGGACGTCACGAATGCCGAGCAAGCGAAAATAGCTGAGGAAGCAGGAGCAGTCGCAGTCATGGCTTTAGAACGAGTTCCGGCGGATATAAGGAAAGCTGGTGGTGTCGCGCGAATGGCAAGCATATCGAAGATAAGAGAGATCATGGAAGCGGTGAGTATACCAGTTATGGCAAAGGTCAGGATTGGTCACATAGCAGAAGCCAGAATCTTGGAAGCTCTCGGTGTAGACTTCATTGATGAATCTGAAGTGCTCACGCCTGCGGACGATAGATTTCACATCAACAAGCATGAGTTCAAAGTACCGTTTGTGTGTGGGGCCAGAGATTTAGGAGAAGCTCTGAGGAGGATTGCCGAGGGTGCAGCTATGATTAGAACTAAAGGGGAAGCCGGTACCGGGAACGTAGTTGAAGCAGTGAAGCACATGAGAAAAGTCATGGACGAGATCAGACGAGTTCAAACCATGGCAGACGAGGAGCTAGTCAGTTATGCTAAAGAGATAGGAGCACCAGTTGAACTCGTGAAAGAAGTCAAAAGGCTTGGTCGATTACCAGTTGTGAACTTTGCAGCTGGTGGTGTGGCAACGCCAGCTGACGCTGCGCTAATGATGATGCTTGGTGCTGATGGTGTGTTCGTTGGATCTGGCATATTCAAATCGAAAGAACCTGCAAAAATGGCACGTGCTATGGTGCTCGCAGTTACCTATTGGAATGACCCGGAAATGCTGCTCAAAGTTTGTGAAGACATAGGTGAGCCGATGCCGGGATTGGAAATATCGACGCTTGAAGTTCATATGCAAGAGAGAGGGTGGTAAAAGTTGTTGATCGGTGTACTCGCACTACAGGGAGATTTCAGAGAACATATCTGGTCACTTCGAAGACTTGGAGTGGAAGCTTTTGCAGTGAAAACCGTTTCAGATCTAGAAAAGATAAATGGTTTGGTGATACCTGGAGGTGAATCAACGAGCATCGGGAAGATAGCGAAAGTAACTGGAGTCGGTGATAAGATTGTGCAGCTTGCGAAAGATGGTCTACCCATATATGGTACTTGTGCTGGTATGATACTCCTTGCAAAGAAAATTGTTGATCATCCGGATCAGTACACTTTCAAGTTGATGGATATCGCTGTGAAGCGCAACGCATATGGTAGGCAGATTGAAAGTTTTGAAGTATATCTGGATGTTGCAAAAATAGGTAAAGTGAAAGCAGTTTTCATAAGAGCCCCTAAAGTGTTGGAATGGAGTAGCAATGTAGAAGTTTTGGCAACCTACGAAGGTACGCCAGTGCTAGTCCAACAGGGTAATCTGTTAGCGAGCTCTTTCCATCCAGAGTTAACAGACGATTTGAAGATACATGAATACTTCGTCAAAATGGTAGCTGATCGATATGAGAGCGTACGTTGATTTTTCGGGCAGAGACACTTTTGATAAGATTTGTTCAGCGATTTTTCTTTCAGGTGGAGTTGTTGTCTCCCGGGAAATTGATGCGGATTTTTTCGTCGGGGAAAAGGTTCATCCTTTTCTGAGGACTGTTCTTGTCTCTAGCAGCATACCGGAAGACCTTTCAAACGTGATAGATGTTATTTTACCTTCACAGTCACTCCAGTATTATTTGAAAAAATTCAGCTTGATCTTTTGTCATTTCGTTCATGGACTGGGCTTAGAAGATTTCTTGGACGAGGAAATCTACAAATCTCATAGATATAACTTCCCGTTGTGCGTCATTTTATTACGCTTGGTGAATTCAAATACGCATCTGCTACAGAGGATATACTGTGTTCTTAAAAATCAAGCGAGAGAATCCGATAAGGTTTTCATCTATGACGCTGCTACCATAATCATAGTTCTTCCATACACGGATTTAGATGGCGCAAAGATCTTTGCTCGTAGGATTTTGAGGAGATCGAAAATGATCAATTTTGGTGGGAAAATCCCAGAAATTGTCGTTTCTGTAACGCAAACAACTTCGGATTCTGATTCAAGCGAATTACTGGCGAGGTTAGAAGAGTTTGTGAAAAAGGCTTTTGAAACAGGCCAAAGGTTGATAGTTGTTTAAAAAGCGAAAATATCGCTTTCTCCAATAATTCAGCTATTCTTCTTCACTCGAGTTTGTTAACTAAAAAGCCCAGCGCGCGCTGGGCTTTTTGTATCAGCTAATTTTAAGTTCTTCAAAAAGCCTTTGGAGTAATTCCTTAGCTACCCTTGTTTGTGCTTCGATAGTTGAAGCACCTATGTGAGGTGTGGCTACAATGTATGGGAGTTGCAGCAATTTTTTTCTAAGCTCATCATTTGGCGGTTCTACTTCAAACACATCGAGTGCAGCGGCGTAAACTTTTCTCTTCACAAGCGCATCGTACAGTGCGGCTTCATCTATCACACCACCACGTGATGTATTCACGATGATGACCCCGTCCTTCATTTTTGCTATGCTTTCTGCGTTTATCAAATGTTTTGTTTCCTTCGTCAAAGGAACATGTAATGTGATGAAATCTGACACAGCATAGAGCTCGTCCAAGTTGACGATCCTAACACCTTCGAATCTTTGTACGTATGGATCGTAAGCTACAACGTTCATACCGAAGACGATCGCCCTTTTAGCTACCTCTCTCCCGATGGTTCCGATCCCGATGATGCCAAGTGTTTTGCCAAACAGTTCAACACCTTCGAGATCTTTCTTCGTCCAGATCCCATTTTTGAGATCGAGAGTTCCTCTCGCTATGTGTCTCGCAGCTGCCAACATCAAACCGAAGGTCAACTCTGCAACTGATATGGCACTCGCGCCGGGCGTATTCAAAACTTTGATACCTCTCTTTTGGGCTGTTTCGACATCTATATTATCCAAGCCAACACCGGCTCTGCAGATCAGCCTCAGCTTGGTTCCTCTTTCTATCACATCAGCTGTGACTTTCGTAGCACTCCTAACTATGAGTACTTCTATTTCTGGTATCATTGCTAACAGCTTTTCTTTCTCAAGATGCTCACAAGTGACATTGAGTTGTGGCTTTGCCTTCAACATTTCAATTGCTTCTTTTTCCAGCGGGTCGTTCACGTGTACTCTTATCATCCTGCAACCCCCTCACGGTGAAAGGTTTCCATGGCGGCTTTGACGCCTTCACCGAATTTAACAGGATATCCGAGTTCGTGTAAAGTGAATTCCAAAGCAGAAATGGCAGCGATGGTGTCGAAGATCGAGACATATCCAAGATGTGCTATTCTGAATATCGTGTTCGTTATTTTCCCCTGACCGCCAGCGATCGTCACACCATATTTATCTCTCATGATCTTTGTGATCTTTTTTGATTCCAAACCAGAAGGGACCTTAACAGCCGTACAAACATTTCCAGGTCGTCTCGAAAATAGCTCGAGTCCGAGGGCTTTAATAGCATTACGCGTGGCTTCACCCAAAATTCTGTGCCTCTCCCAAACATTTTCTATACCTTCTTCTTTCAACATCTTGATGCTCTGATTCAGCATGTATATCATATTCACCGCCGGCGTCCAAGGATTGTCTGGATAATTCTCTTCGTAATACCTTAGATCGAAGTAGTATTTGGGGCATTTATTGTTCTTCACTCGTTCCCACGCTTTCTCGCTGAGTGTGATGAAAGCTAATCCAGGAGGCATCATAATACCTTTCTGTGAGCCAGCGACAACTACGTCAACACCCCATTCATCCATCTTCAACGGTTCGGCGAGTAAGCCGCTGATCTCATCAGTCACCAAAACTCTATCTGTGTTTTTTGTCAACTTAGCTATAGCTTGAAGGTCTATCACGGTTCCTGTGGAGGTTTCACTGTGAGTTGTCAGGATAACCTTTGCGTCAGGATGTTCTTTCATCGCTTTTTCGATTTGCTCAGGTGTGACGGCGTCTCCCCATTCGAGGGCTATCTCGATGACCTCAATACCGTAAGATTCACATATCTCTTTCCAGCGTTCGCCAAATTTTCCAGCCACAACAACGATCGCTTTCTCTCCGGGATTGAGCAAATTTGTCACAGCAGCCTCCATTGCACCTGTTCCCGAAGAAACGAAAGCATAGACACGGTTTGACGTTTGGAACAAATAGCGTGCTTCGTCTAAAGTTTTTTCCATTATTTCAAGGAACTGTGGTGTTCTGTGGTGAATGGTTTCTTTCGCACCAGCCAAAAGTACATCCACAGGTACTGGTGTTGGACCAGGTGCCATGATATAGTGTTTTTTCAGCTTGATCATATGTACATCCCCCCAGTTGAGAGTTTTCCTTGGTTAGTTTACCACCAGGTGTGAAACCCTTTTTGAGTTTTGTTCAGCAAGAGTTTGCGTGCAATAAATTGCATCATGCAAATTTTTGCAGAAGAAGCTTTTTCATATTTGAAGAGGAAATCAATCTATTTCATGTTTTTGGCACGAATTTGATACAATGAAATTGGGGTGAATTCAATGGAATTTCGTTTTTCGAAATTGGCACAGAAATTGAAATCTTCAATGATAAGAGAGTTGCTCAAATATGCGAATGTACCTGGTGCAGTTTCCTTTGGAGGGGGCACTCCTGACCCTGAAACTTTCCCAAGACACCAGCTTGCAGAGATTGCGCGCGAAGTGATTGAAAAAGAGTATAAGTATACTCTGCAGTATGCCACCACTGAAGGGGATCCAGAATTGATCAAGCAGCTGTTGTTGCTACTCAGAAGGATCTATGGTCTCGATGGGCTTTCTTCTGAGAACATACTCATCACAGTCGGTTCGCAACAGGCGCTGGAACTTGTGGGAAAGGTCCTTTTGGATCCAGGAGATTATGTGGTTGTAGGTGATCCTGAATACCTTGGTGCTCTGAGTGCTTTCAGGATGAGGGAAGCAAAATTTTTGGTTGTAAAGTTCGAAAAAGATGGACCGAACCTTGACCAAATAGAGTACCATCTGAAACGCATGCAAAAAGAAGGTGAATTATCTAAAGTGAAGTTCATTTACGTTGTATCGAACTTTCAGAACCCATCAGGTATAACCACTTCTCTCGCAAAAAGAAGAGCATTAGTTGAACTTGCAGAGAGGTACGATGTACTCATAGTTGAAGATGATCCCTATGGTGTTCTGAGGTTTAAAGGAGAGCATTTACCTTCAATCATGAATTTCGGTGGAACAGATCGGGTGATTCTTCTCAATACATTCAGTAAAATACTCTGTCCAGGTTTGAGGATAGGTATCGTGGTTGCAGACAAGCAGATCATCAGAAAACTGGTTCTAGCCAAACAGGGATCGGATCTGTGCAGTTCTTCGTTGACCATGAGGTTAGCAGCGCGGTATCTTGAGAGGTACGATGTTCTTGAACAAGTTAAACCTGCGATAGATCTTTACAAAAAGAAAAAAGAAGTAATGATTGAAGCACTCAAAGAAGAGTTTTCAGACGTTTGTGATGTGGATTGGACTGATCCAGATGGGGGGTTGTTCGTCTGGACAACGCTTCCAGATATCGACACCATGGAGATGTTCAAATACGCCGAGCAGAGGAAAGTGTTCTACATACCTGGAGAAGCTTTCAAGCCGTACGAAGAACCATCGTCCTCTATGCGAATGTCCTTTTGCTTGCCGAGTTTTGATCAAATAAAAGAAGGTGTTCACAGATTGAAATTAGCTTATTTGGACTATGTAGAGGCGAAAGGGTTGAAGTGCAGATGAGGATTCTTGTCATAAATTTAGGTTCTACCTCAACGCGGGTAGCCATATATGAGGATGAAAAGTGCATCTACTCGGAGAAATTTGAGCACAGTGTGGAAGAGCTAACTAAATGCGCAACGTTGTTGGATCAAGAACCTCTGAGGAAAGAATGTGTTCTCTCCGCTGTGAGCAAGGCTGGTTTTAAACTTGAAGATTTCGATGCCATCGCTGCGCGTGGAGGAATTTTACCACCCGTGGAAAGTGGTACTTATCTGGTGGACGAACGTATGGTGGATTATCTTAAATACGAGTCTCCTGTCAAACATGTTTCGAATCTTGCGTGTGTCATTGCTCATTCGATTTCTAACGGCAGAATACCCGTCTACACAACTGATCCTGTTTCTGTTGATGAAATGGTGCCAGAGGCAAGATTTTCTGGAATTCCTGAGATTGAGAGAAAAAGCCTTTCTCACGCGCTCAATATAAAGATGGTATGTAGAAAGGTTGCAAAAGAGCTCGGTAAGCCCTTTGAAGCACTGAACGCAGTGGTTGCTCATCTAGGTGGTGGTATATCAATTGCCGCAGTGAAGGGTGGAAAGATCATCGATGTGAACAACGCGAACGATGAAGGACCATTCAGTCCAGAGAGAACGGGAGAGTTACCCGTTGGTGACGTGGTTCGTTTGTGTTTCAGTGTCAATCATACCAGAGAGGAGTTGAAAAAAAAGTTCGTTGGAAAAGGAGGATTAGTGGCTTATCTTGGTACGAACGATCTGAGAAAAGCGCTTGAAATGGCCAAAGAGAATGGGTATGCGGCGCTTGTCGTAAGAGCTATGGCTTACCAAATCGCAAAGGAAATAGGTGGTATGTGTGCGATCTTGAAAGGAGAAGTGGATGCAATCATCCTGACTGGTGGTATGTCGTACAGCAACGAGTTCGTACAGATGATAAACGAACACATTTACAGATTCGCCTCCGTCTTTGTTTTACCAGGCGAATTCGAAATGGAGGCACTCGCACTTGGTGCTTTGAGAGTGTTGAGAGGGGAGGAACGAGTCAAAATTTGGGGTGGTCCCAATGGATAGGCTTGCTTTTTTAGTGGATAAAGCACGCGGGTTAAGGAAAAAGTTGGTTGTCGCTGGATCGGATGACGATGTGGTGCTGAGCGCTTTAAAGATGGCTTTGGAACATAGCATTGTCGATCCAATCCTTGTGGGGCCTTCGAAAGAAACACAGCTCTTCGCCGTTCAAGTAGGTTTAGATTTGCAGCGATGTCAATTGGTCGATTGTTCGAAAGAAGAATCTGCTCGGAAAGCCGTTGAAATAGTTTCGAAAGATGGATCCCTTCTCATGAAAGGTTCTGTGAAAACCGGAGACTTAATGAAAATAGTGCTCGAAGATCAGTATGGGCTAAAGGTTGGTTCCACCATCACCATGGTAAGTATTTTCGATATTCCAACTTATCACAAACTGCTAGCAATAAGTGATGCTGGTATGATCATAGCGCCGACTTTGGAACAAAAGATCGACATGATCAATATTGCAGTGAAAATCATGAAAAAATTGGGTGTTGAGAGGCCCAAGGTTGCAATCATAGGTGCTATAGAGGTTCCAAACCAGAAAATGCCTGCCACACTCGATGCCGCAATACTGAGTAAGATGAACGATAGAGGTCAAATAAAAGATTGTATAGTTGATGGTCCGTTCGCACTCGACAACGCGATTTCTGAGGAAGCTGCAAAGCATAAAAAGATCGAAAGTCCTGTCGCTGGGGATGCCGACATACTCATTTTGCCGGACATTGAAGCTGGTAACGTGTTGTACAAAGCTCTCGTCTTCCTGGCAAACGCCACAGTAGCTTCAGTGATAGTTGGTGCGAAGATCCCCATAGTGCTCACCTCAAGGGCAGATTCAGATAAAACCAAACTTTATTCGATAGCACTCGCGGTAAATCTTTGCTGAAGAGGTGTAGAAGATGTTCAGAATCCTCGTGATCAATCCTGGTTCTACCTCTACTAAACTTGCGATATTTGAGGATGAGAAGCAAAAGGTAGCAGAAACTCTTTATCACAGTGCTGAAGAGCTTTCAAGCTACAAAACACTTTTTGATCAGTATGAATTTCGAAAAAATGTTATTCTCAAGTTTCTTGAAAAAGCTGGTTATAAACCTGTGGATTTTTCAGCGATAGTTGGTCGTGGCGGATTGCTCAGACCCATTCCATCAGGAACTTATGAAGTCGATAAAACGATGCTCGAGGAACTTAAGGAAGCGAAGTACGGTGAACACGCTTCGAATCTAGGAGCAATTTTGGCACACGAAATCGCCAGCATCGCGGGAGTGAAGGCTTATATAGTTGATCCTGTTGTGGTCGATGAGATGTGGGATGTTGCAAGGCTCTCTGGTCATCCAGAGTTAACAAGAAAATCGATTTTTCATGCACTCAATCAAAAAGCTGTTGCTCGACGCGCAGCACAAGAGCTTGGAAAAAGGTATGAAGAAACAAATTTGGTTGTGGTGCACATGGGTGGAGGTATATCGATAGGTGCACACATGAAAGGCAGAGTCGTTGACGTGAACAACGCATTGGATGGTGATGGTCCGTTCACCCCTGAGCGCAGTGGTACATTGCCTCTCACCCAGTTGATCGATTTATGTTTCAGTGGTAAATACACGAAAGAATGGATTCTTAAGAGAATAAAAGGTAATGGAGGATTGGTTGCGTATCTTGGAACTAACAGTGCTGCAGCTGTGCAAGAAAGGATAAGCAAAGGTGATAAAGAAGCGGAATTGGTTTACAGAGCTATGGCTTTTCAGATCGCTAAATGGATAGGTAAAATGGCGGCAGCGTTGAAGGGAGAGGTGGATGCCATAGTCTTGACAGGTGGCATTGCGTACGATGAACGTTACATGGTGAAGTGGCTCAAAGAGTATGTTTCGTTTTTAGCACCTGTCTTGGTGTACCCCGGTGGGGACGAAGAAAAGGCCTTAGCTTTGGGTGTTCTCAGGGTTTTGAGAGGGGAGGAAAAGAGTAAAAGTTATACGGAAGAGGCAAACAAATGGCAAAGAACAAAGTTTTCATAGGTCTCTATGGATCTGGAAAAACGGAAATAGTTATGAATCTTGCAATAAAAACTAGTGACAATGGATCACGCGTTGCTATTGCTGACGTCGATGTGACTGCGAGTTACTTCAGAGTTCGGGATTTCAAAGAATTGCTCCGAGAAAAAGGTGTACATGTTGTGGCACCAGCTGAGCACGTTATGAGAGCAGATATCCCATTGATCGATGCGAGTGTGGTAGGTTATTTGCAAAATCCAGATTATTCAGTTTTATTGGATGTGGGAGGCGATGAAAAAGGAAGCGTTGTGCTTGGATCGATAAAGAAATACCTTTCGGATTCAGACGTATACTTTGTGATCAACACTAAAAGACCTTTCTGTGAGAGTGCAGATAAAATCTGTAGGCACATAGAGAGGATCAGTCGGGCGGCATCAATATTTGTGAATTATCTGGTGAACAATACGAACCTCGGTGTTCAAACAACTTTGGATGTGATCAAAGAA from Pseudothermotoga sp. includes the following:
- a CDS encoding D-2-hydroxyacid dehydrogenase, whose amino-acid sequence is MIRVHVNDPLEKEAIEMLKAKPQLNVTCEHLEKEKLLAMIPEIEVLIVRSATKVTADVIERGTKLRLICRAGVGLDNIDVETAQKRGIKVLNTPGASAISVAELTFGLMLAAARHIARGTLDLKNGIWTKKDLEGVELFGKTLGIIGIGTIGREVAKRAIVFGMNVVAYDPYVQRFEGVRIVNLDELYAVSDFITLHVPLTKETKHLINAESIAKMKDGVIIVNTSRGGVIDEAALYDALVKRKVYAAALDVFEVEPPNDELRKKLLQLPYIVATPHIGASTIEAQTRVAKELLQRLFEELKIS
- the pdxS gene encoding pyridoxal 5'-phosphate synthase lyase subunit PdxS, yielding MIEKGTWLVKKGFAEMFKGGVIMDVTNAEQAKIAEEAGAVAVMALERVPADIRKAGGVARMASISKIREIMEAVSIPVMAKVRIGHIAEARILEALGVDFIDESEVLTPADDRFHINKHEFKVPFVCGARDLGEALRRIAEGAAMIRTKGEAGTGNVVEAVKHMRKVMDEIRRVQTMADEELVSYAKEIGAPVELVKEVKRLGRLPVVNFAAGGVATPADAALMMMLGADGVFVGSGIFKSKEPAKMARAMVLAVTYWNDPEMLLKVCEDIGEPMPGLEISTLEVHMQERGW
- a CDS encoding alanine--glyoxylate aminotransferase family protein, whose translation is MIKLKKHYIMAPGPTPVPVDVLLAGAKETIHHRTPQFLEIMEKTLDEARYLFQTSNRVYAFVSSGTGAMEAAVTNLLNPGEKAIVVVAGKFGERWKEICESYGIEVIEIALEWGDAVTPEQIEKAMKEHPDAKVILTTHSETSTGTVIDLQAIAKLTKNTDRVLVTDEISGLLAEPLKMDEWGVDVVVAGSQKGIMMPPGLAFITLSEKAWERVKNNKCPKYYFDLRYYEENYPDNPWTPAVNMIYMLNQSIKMLKEEGIENVWERHRILGEATRNAIKALGLELFSRRPGNVCTAVKVPSGLESKKITKIMRDKYGVTIAGGQGKITNTIFRIAHLGYVSIFDTIAAISALEFTLHELGYPVKFGEGVKAAMETFHREGVAG
- a CDS encoding PLP-dependent aminotransferase family protein → MEFRFSKLAQKLKSSMIRELLKYANVPGAVSFGGGTPDPETFPRHQLAEIAREVIEKEYKYTLQYATTEGDPELIKQLLLLLRRIYGLDGLSSENILITVGSQQALELVGKVLLDPGDYVVVGDPEYLGALSAFRMREAKFLVVKFEKDGPNLDQIEYHLKRMQKEGELSKVKFIYVVSNFQNPSGITTSLAKRRALVELAERYDVLIVEDDPYGVLRFKGEHLPSIMNFGGTDRVILLNTFSKILCPGLRIGIVVADKQIIRKLVLAKQGSDLCSSSLTMRLAARYLERYDVLEQVKPAIDLYKKKKEVMIEALKEEFSDVCDVDWTDPDGGLFVWTTLPDIDTMEMFKYAEQRKVFYIPGEAFKPYEEPSSSMRMSFCLPSFDQIKEGVHRLKLAYLDYVEAKGLKCR
- a CDS encoding nicotinate phosphoribosyltransferase; the encoded protein is MRKRRLDPKVFKVPIDRIRGNYYSDIYFVRYVEVLKKDNRHPRVLYQFFPRKDCVVVGIDEALAILRFATGYYKDEVKARELFREILNLDRAIQAASVEMDMETVLSCTKRKWDLRLKLDELWIDKWDEIEVRALYDGDEAKEWEPIMVIEGDPTYFGYLETVLLGVIARATSTATAVREVVKAARGKPVLYFSARFDHYWVQATDGYAALCAGAFGVSTDANADYWGVESMGTMPHALIAAYDGSTEAAAIAFDKHMPENVKRIILVDWDNDVIGTTFKVVKAFYEYHMKRPFKLGETDPSPIIGEGKGKIWGVRFDTSGNMRDVSVVPRDESSLGVCPELVWRARQEFDRFGLKNLKIVVSGGFDAQKIELFEKLNVPADVYAVGSKLLRQKVDITADIVEVNGKPCAKAGRFKRDLSRLEIVPKRYWEEV
- a CDS encoding thiamine pyrophosphate-dependent enzyme, whose amino-acid sequence is MPLTMKKLAEIFTNREIGITQGHRMCPGCAAPMTVKMVLMTAKALGYEPIIGFATGCMEVSSTIFPYTSWSVPYIHNAFENVAATISGVETAYRALKKAGKIPPDKKYAFIAFGGDGGTYDIGLQALSGAIERGHKMLYVLYDNEGYMNTGNQRSGSTPPGADTTTAPVGKVVPGKLQLKKNIVEIVAGHEYVYAATVTPGEPMDFINKIEKALQFDGPAFIASLSPCVRYWRVDDDKAVDITKLAVQTKYWPLYEVDRGVYRVTRKPASFKPVADFIKIQGRFRLLLQRSDAEQILNELQQYVDRRWERLLAFEEATKDKPIR
- the buk gene encoding butyrate kinase — encoded protein: MFRILVINPGSTSTKLAIFEDEKQKVAETLYHSAEELSSYKTLFDQYEFRKNVILKFLEKAGYKPVDFSAIVGRGGLLRPIPSGTYEVDKTMLEELKEAKYGEHASNLGAILAHEIASIAGVKAYIVDPVVVDEMWDVARLSGHPELTRKSIFHALNQKAVARRAAQELGKRYEETNLVVVHMGGGISIGAHMKGRVVDVNNALDGDGPFTPERSGTLPLTQLIDLCFSGKYTKEWILKRIKGNGGLVAYLGTNSAAAVQERISKGDKEAELVYRAMAFQIAKWIGKMAAALKGEVDAIVLTGGIAYDERYMVKWLKEYVSFLAPVLVYPGGDEEKALALGVLRVLRGEEKSKSYTEEANKWQRTKFS
- the buk gene encoding butyrate kinase, with product MRILVINLGSTSTRVAIYEDEKCIYSEKFEHSVEELTKCATLLDQEPLRKECVLSAVSKAGFKLEDFDAIAARGGILPPVESGTYLVDERMVDYLKYESPVKHVSNLACVIAHSISNGRIPVYTTDPVSVDEMVPEARFSGIPEIERKSLSHALNIKMVCRKVAKELGKPFEALNAVVAHLGGGISIAAVKGGKIIDVNNANDEGPFSPERTGELPVGDVVRLCFSVNHTREELKKKFVGKGGLVAYLGTNDLRKALEMAKENGYAALVVRAMAYQIAKEIGGMCAILKGEVDAIILTGGMSYSNEFVQMINEHIYRFASVFVLPGEFEMEALALGALRVLRGEERVKIWGGPNG
- the pdxT gene encoding pyridoxal 5'-phosphate synthase glutaminase subunit PdxT, producing the protein MLIGVLALQGDFREHIWSLRRLGVEAFAVKTVSDLEKINGLVIPGGESTSIGKIAKVTGVGDKIVQLAKDGLPIYGTCAGMILLAKKIVDHPDQYTFKLMDIAVKRNAYGRQIESFEVYLDVAKIGKVKAVFIRAPKVLEWSSNVEVLATYEGTPVLVQQGNLLASSFHPELTDDLKIHEYFVKMVADRYESVR
- a CDS encoding bifunctional enoyl-CoA hydratase/phosphate acetyltransferase, with protein sequence MDRLAFLVDKARGLRKKLVVAGSDDDVVLSALKMALEHSIVDPILVGPSKETQLFAVQVGLDLQRCQLVDCSKEESARKAVEIVSKDGSLLMKGSVKTGDLMKIVLEDQYGLKVGSTITMVSIFDIPTYHKLLAISDAGMIIAPTLEQKIDMINIAVKIMKKLGVERPKVAIIGAIEVPNQKMPATLDAAILSKMNDRGQIKDCIVDGPFALDNAISEEAAKHKKIESPVAGDADILILPDIEAGNVLYKALVFLANATVASVIVGAKIPIVLTSRADSDKTKLYSIALAVNLC
- a CDS encoding cysteine hydrolase, producing MKALLLIDLQKDFVEAGGALYFSGAERVLSPVSELIEDYKRKNFPIITTQDWHEENDEEFKVWPKHCVKESKGAELTEPLKKLLTGYVNHIAIRKTRYSAFYGTNFEEILKSKGISEVEVCGVVTHICVLFTVEELRNRGIKVIVRKDGVASYDEEFHRCALRLMKEVLRAEVI